In Agrobacterium sp. RAC06, a single window of DNA contains:
- a CDS encoding ABC transporter permease gives MRREPPKTALDYAPLAFPAGMLILFFVVPFATMIAVSFFKRDPTGFYSPDFVFDNYARFLSFFFGGVLSFSLMLAIVVAVVCVTLALPFTYLLARMSRKAQVLWLVALLSILSLSEVIIGFAWSTLLSRTAGITNLLVMVGLMESSVALMPNFGAVLTGMTYQALPYTVLVLYPALVRLDPTLTEAARTLGASPLRAFFTVVVPALRNTLIATLIMVFIFALGSYLLPQILGRPSHWTLSVLITDQAIYQSNMPFAAAMAVFLVLVTLGMVALTLLIGRKGEAA, from the coding sequence TATGCGCCGCTCGCCTTTCCGGCGGGCATGCTGATCCTGTTCTTCGTCGTGCCCTTCGCGACGATGATCGCCGTCTCCTTCTTCAAGCGGGATCCGACCGGCTTCTATTCGCCCGATTTTGTCTTCGACAATTACGCCCGTTTCCTGTCGTTCTTCTTTGGGGGCGTGCTCAGCTTCTCGCTGATGCTGGCGATCGTAGTAGCCGTCGTCTGCGTGACGCTGGCGCTACCCTTCACCTATCTGCTCGCCCGCATGTCGCGCAAAGCACAGGTGCTGTGGCTCGTGGCGCTCCTCTCCATCCTGTCGCTTTCGGAGGTGATCATCGGTTTTGCGTGGTCGACACTGCTTTCGCGCACGGCCGGCATCACCAATCTGCTTGTGATGGTCGGCTTGATGGAAAGCTCCGTGGCATTGATGCCGAATTTCGGCGCGGTGCTGACGGGCATGACCTATCAGGCGCTGCCCTATACGGTCCTCGTGCTCTATCCCGCTCTCGTCAGGCTGGACCCCACACTGACGGAAGCGGCGCGCACGCTTGGTGCCTCGCCGCTCCGCGCCTTCTTCACGGTGGTCGTGCCGGCATTGCGCAACACGCTGATTGCAACGCTGATCATGGTCTTCATCTTCGCGCTCGGCTCCTATCTCCTGCCGCAGATCCTCGGCCGTCCTTCGCATTGGACGCTGTCGGTGCTGATTACCGATCAGGCGATCTACCAGTCCAACATGCCGTTTGCGGCGGCGATGGCGGTGTTCCTCGTGCTCGTCACGCTGGGCATGGTGGCGCTCACGCTGCTCATCGGTCGAAAGGGAGAGGCGGCATGA
- a CDS encoding ABC transporter permease, with the protein MNKALTRLYFTLIGIFLAAPIVVVAGVSVNAKQSLNFPPQGFSLSWYGAIFTDPGWRAALFASVILALCAAALAVAIALPLAWFLWRRLAPWAQVFQLLGIAPFTLPPVITALGLLTFWAATGFYGQPWTAVISHAIFFVTLPLVTLSLGFSAIDRSLVEAAATMGADDRTIFRTVVLPLIAPYLVSGYAFAFVLSLNEYIVAYMTVGFVMETLPIKIFNALRYGYTPVMASVTILFVAVAAIIFGLVARFGDLPKLLGANADDRS; encoded by the coding sequence ATGAACAAGGCTCTGACCCGTCTCTACTTCACACTGATCGGCATCTTTCTGGCGGCCCCCATCGTCGTGGTTGCTGGCGTTTCGGTGAATGCCAAGCAGAGCCTCAACTTCCCGCCGCAGGGATTTTCGCTCTCGTGGTATGGCGCGATCTTTACCGATCCCGGCTGGCGTGCGGCTTTGTTCGCCTCGGTCATCCTGGCGCTTTGCGCGGCGGCTCTTGCGGTCGCGATTGCACTGCCGCTTGCGTGGTTCCTCTGGCGGCGCCTTGCGCCCTGGGCGCAGGTCTTCCAGCTGCTCGGCATCGCGCCGTTCACCCTGCCGCCTGTTATCACGGCGCTCGGACTTCTCACCTTCTGGGCGGCAACCGGTTTCTATGGCCAGCCCTGGACGGCCGTCATCAGCCACGCGATCTTCTTCGTGACGCTGCCCCTGGTGACGCTGTCGCTCGGGTTCTCGGCGATCGATCGCTCACTGGTCGAGGCTGCCGCCACCATGGGCGCCGACGACCGGACCATCTTCCGCACCGTCGTGCTGCCGCTGATCGCGCCCTATCTCGTCTCCGGCTATGCCTTCGCTTTCGTCCTCTCGCTCAACGAATACATCGTCGCCTATATGACGGTCGGTTTCGTGATGGAGACGCTGCCGATCAAGATCTTCAACGCGCTGCGCTACGGCTACACGCCGGTCATGGCTTCGGTAACGATCCTGTTCGTGGCGGTCGCGGCCATCATCTTCGGCCTCGTCGCCCGCTTCGGCGACCTGCCGAAACTGCTCGGGGCGAATGCGGACGATCGCAGCTGA
- a CDS encoding GMC family oxidoreductase: protein MESYDYIIIGAGTAGCLLANRLSADPSRRVLLLEAGGSDNYHWIHIPVGYLYCINNPRTDWCFKTQAEPGLNGRAIGYPRGKVLGGCSSINGMIYMRGQARDYDQWRQMGCEGWGWDDVLPLFKRTEDFHKGADDKHGAGGEWRVEKARLRWDVLEAFREAAKQAGIPETDDFNRGDNEGSGFFEVNQRSGIRWNTAKAFLKPIRHRKNLTILTRAHVKRLTIEGDRVTGAEVHHDGELKRFAARREVVLSAGAIGSPQILELSGIGRGEVLQNAGIETVREVPAVGENLQDHLQLRLVFKVTGVPTLNERASSLYGKAMIGLEYALRRSGPMSMAPSQLGIFTRSGPDKETADLEYHVQPVSLDKFGDPVHPFPAMTASVCNLRPESRGSVHIAGPDFAAQPKIAPNYLSTAGDRDVAVRSIRLTRQIAAQPAFARYRPEEYRPGPALESDADLEKAAGDIGTTIFHPVGTCRMGADPDSVVDPRLRLRALKGLRIADASVMPTITSGNTSSPTLMIAEKAAAMILEDHR from the coding sequence ATGGAAAGCTACGATTACATCATCATCGGGGCCGGTACTGCCGGCTGCCTGCTGGCCAACCGGCTCTCCGCCGATCCGTCCAGGCGCGTATTGTTGCTCGAAGCCGGCGGCAGCGACAACTATCACTGGATCCACATCCCGGTCGGTTATCTCTACTGCATCAACAATCCGCGCACCGACTGGTGCTTCAAGACGCAAGCCGAGCCAGGGCTGAACGGTCGCGCGATCGGCTATCCTCGTGGTAAGGTGCTGGGCGGCTGCTCCTCGATCAACGGTATGATCTATATGCGCGGCCAGGCCCGCGACTACGACCAGTGGCGCCAGATGGGCTGCGAAGGCTGGGGCTGGGATGACGTCCTGCCCCTGTTTAAAAGGACCGAGGACTTTCACAAGGGTGCCGACGACAAACATGGCGCCGGCGGCGAATGGCGCGTGGAGAAGGCCCGTCTCCGCTGGGACGTACTGGAAGCGTTTCGCGAGGCAGCCAAGCAGGCGGGCATTCCGGAAACCGATGATTTCAATCGTGGCGACAACGAAGGCTCCGGCTTCTTCGAGGTGAACCAGCGCTCCGGCATTCGCTGGAACACGGCAAAGGCTTTTCTGAAACCGATCCGGCACCGCAAGAACCTGACGATCCTCACCCGCGCTCATGTGAAGCGGCTGACGATCGAGGGCGACCGCGTGACCGGCGCCGAGGTGCATCACGACGGCGAGTTGAAGCGCTTTGCCGCCCGCCGCGAGGTGGTACTGTCCGCCGGCGCCATCGGCTCTCCGCAGATCCTGGAACTCTCCGGCATCGGCCGCGGTGAGGTCTTGCAGAATGCCGGCATCGAGACTGTTCGCGAGGTCCCGGCTGTCGGTGAAAACCTGCAAGACCATCTGCAGCTCCGCCTCGTCTTCAAGGTAACCGGCGTGCCGACCCTCAACGAACGCGCCTCCAGCCTCTACGGCAAGGCGATGATCGGCCTGGAATATGCGCTGCGCCGTTCAGGGCCGATGTCGATGGCCCCGAGCCAGCTCGGCATCTTCACCCGTTCGGGCCCGGACAAGGAGACCGCCGACCTAGAATACCATGTCCAGCCGGTGTCGCTCGACAAGTTCGGCGATCCCGTCCACCCCTTCCCGGCGATGACGGCGAGTGTCTGCAATCTCAGACCCGAAAGCCGCGGCTCGGTTCATATTGCTGGTCCCGACTTCGCCGCCCAGCCGAAGATCGCGCCGAACTATCTGTCCACGGCAGGTGACCGGGATGTCGCAGTCCGCTCGATCCGGCTTACCCGCCAGATCGCCGCTCAACCAGCCTTCGCCCGCTATCGTCCCGAGGAGTACCGCCCAGGACCGGCGCTCGAAAGTGATGCAGATCTGGAAAAGGCTGCGGGCGATATCGGCACGACGATCTTCCACCCTGTAGGCACCTGCCGCATGGGTGCGGACCCTGACAGCGTGGTGGACCCGCGCCTGAGGCTACGCGCACTGAAGGGCCTGCGCATTGCCGACGCCTCGGTCATGCCGACGATCACCTCGGGCAATACCAGTTCTCCGACCCTGATGATCGCCGAAAAGGCGGCTGCGATGATCCTGGAGGATCACCGCTGA
- the scpA gene encoding methylmalonyl-CoA mutase — translation MTKKTIADWQALAEKELKRPADSLVWETPEGIPVKPLYTAEDITGIDHLDSLPGFAPFTRGPRATMYAGRPWTIRQYAGFSTAEESNAFYRKALAAGQQGVSVAFDLATHRGYDSDHPRVEGDVGKAGVAIDSVEDMKILFDGIPLEAISVSMTMNGAVIPILANFIVTGEEQGVSRDKLSGTIQNDILKEFMVRNTYIYPPEPSMRIIADIIEYTAKEMPKFNSISISGYHMQEAGATLVQELAFTLADGREYVRAAIAKGLNVDEFAGRLSFFFAIGMNFFMEAAKLRAARLLWTRIMQEFEPKKASSLMLRTHCQTSGVSLAEQDPYNNIVRTAFEAMSAVLGGTQSLHTNSFDEAIALPTEFSARIARNTQLILQHETGVTKVVDPLAGSYYVESLTNEMAEKAWALIEEIERLGGMTKAVDDGLPKRLIEEAATRRQAAVDRAEEVIVGVNKYRLENEEPIDILQIDNTAVRLSQIKRIEQTRRQRDPKRVSETLARLTDVARSGQGNILEAAVDAARARATVGEISDAMRAVFGDHVAVPEVVHDIYGKAYEGDPEMETLSTRLKDYGKAASKPRILIAKLGQDGHDRGAKVIASAFGDIGFDVVAGPLFQTPDEAADLAVANRVHVVGLSSLAAGHKTLAPQLVEALKAKGANDVIVVVGGVIPRQDYDFLLEHGVSAVFGPGTNVMDAARSVLDLLEGRLRNS, via the coding sequence ATGACCAAGAAAACCATCGCCGACTGGCAGGCGCTTGCCGAGAAGGAATTGAAGCGTCCAGCCGACAGCCTTGTCTGGGAGACGCCCGAGGGCATTCCGGTGAAGCCGCTTTATACGGCAGAGGACATCACCGGCATCGACCATCTCGACAGCCTGCCGGGCTTTGCCCCCTTCACCCGTGGTCCCCGCGCGACCATGTATGCCGGCCGTCCATGGACGATCCGGCAATATGCCGGTTTTTCGACAGCGGAGGAGAGCAATGCCTTCTACCGCAAGGCGCTTGCCGCCGGCCAGCAGGGCGTCTCCGTCGCCTTCGATCTAGCCACCCATCGCGGTTATGACTCGGATCATCCGCGCGTCGAGGGCGATGTCGGCAAGGCGGGTGTGGCGATTGACAGCGTCGAGGACATGAAGATCCTCTTCGACGGCATTCCACTTGAAGCCATCTCCGTATCGATGACCATGAATGGCGCCGTCATCCCAATCCTCGCCAATTTCATCGTCACCGGCGAGGAACAGGGTGTCTCGCGCGACAAGCTGTCCGGCACCATCCAGAACGACATCCTCAAGGAGTTCATGGTCCGCAACACCTATATCTATCCGCCCGAACCCTCGATGCGGATCATCGCCGACATCATCGAATACACGGCGAAGGAGATGCCGAAGTTCAACTCGATCTCGATCTCCGGCTATCACATGCAGGAGGCGGGCGCGACGCTGGTGCAGGAGCTTGCCTTCACGCTGGCCGACGGGCGCGAATATGTCCGCGCCGCCATCGCCAAGGGCCTGAATGTCGACGAATTCGCCGGCCGCCTCTCCTTCTTCTTTGCCATCGGCATGAACTTCTTCATGGAGGCCGCGAAACTCCGCGCCGCCCGCCTGCTCTGGACCCGCATCATGCAGGAATTCGAGCCGAAGAAGGCGTCGAGCCTGATGCTGCGCACCCATTGCCAGACCTCGGGCGTGTCGCTGGCCGAACAGGATCCCTATAACAACATCGTCCGCACCGCGTTTGAAGCGATGTCCGCCGTGCTTGGCGGCACCCAGTCGCTGCACACAAACTCCTTTGACGAGGCGATTGCGCTGCCGACGGAATTTTCCGCCCGCATTGCCCGCAATACCCAGCTGATCCTGCAGCACGAGACCGGTGTCACCAAGGTCGTCGATCCCCTCGCCGGCTCCTATTATGTCGAGAGCCTGACCAACGAGATGGCGGAAAAGGCCTGGGCTCTGATCGAGGAGATCGAGCGTCTCGGCGGCATGACCAAGGCCGTCGATGACGGCTTGCCGAAGCGCCTGATCGAGGAGGCGGCGACCCGTCGTCAGGCTGCTGTCGACCGGGCCGAAGAGGTTATCGTCGGCGTCAATAAATACCGCCTCGAAAACGAGGAACCGATCGACATTCTGCAGATCGACAACACAGCTGTCCGCCTGTCGCAGATCAAGCGTATCGAGCAGACACGCCGGCAGCGCGATCCGAAGCGGGTCAGCGAAACGCTGGCACGCCTGACGGACGTGGCACGCTCGGGCCAGGGCAACATCCTCGAAGCCGCCGTCGACGCCGCCCGCGCCCGCGCCACCGTCGGTGAGATCTCGGATGCCATGCGCGCCGTCTTCGGCGATCACGTTGCCGTGCCCGAAGTCGTGCATGACATCTACGGCAAGGCCTATGAAGGCGATCCGGAAATGGAGACGCTGTCGACCCGCCTCAAGGATTACGGCAAGGCCGCGTCCAAGCCGCGTATCCTGATCGCCAAGCTCGGCCAGGATGGCCATGATCGCGGCGCCAAGGTGATTGCATCCGCCTTTGGCGATATCGGCTTCGATGTCGTGGCAGGACCACTCTTCCAGACGCCGGACGAGGCAGCAGACTTGGCCGTCGCCAACAGGGTGCACGTGGTTGGACTGTCCTCGCTAGCCGCCGGCCACAAGACGCTCGCCCCGCAGCTGGTCGAGGCGTTGAAGGCCAAGGGGGCCAATGATGTCATCGTCGTCGTCGGCGGAGTCATTCCGCGCCAGGACTACGACTTCCTGCTGGAGCACGGTGTCTCCGCCGTCTTCGGTCCGGGCACGAATGTCATGGATGCCGCCCGCTCCGTGCTTGACCTGCTGGAGGGTCGCCTGCGAAACAGTTGA
- a CDS encoding acetyl-CoA carboxylase biotin carboxylase subunit: MIQKILIANRGEIACRVIKTAKKLGIKTVAVYSDADRNALHVAMADEAVHIGPAPSNQSYIVIDKILDAIRQTGADAVHPGYGFLSENAAFAEALEKAGVTFIGPPVGAIQAMGDKITSKKLAAEAGVSTVPGHMGLIADADEAVKISDQIGYPVMIKASAGGGGKGMRIAWNAEEAREGFQSSKNEAKNSFGDDRIFIEKFVTEPRHIEIQVLGDKHGTVLYLGERECSIQRRNQKVIEEAPSPFLDAATRKAMGEQAVALAKAVGYHSAGTVEFIVDGKQNKFYFLEMNTRLQVEHPVTELVTGLDLVEQMIRVAAGEKLSFGQDDVKLNGWAIESRLYAEDPYRNFLPSIGRLSRYRPPAEGTSAEGTVVRNDTGVFEGGEISMYYDPMIAKLCTWAPDRLTAIDAMSEALDSFEVEGIGHNLPFLSAVMNQDRFRSGKITTAYIAEEFKDGFTGVTPDAASAEKLAAIATVINHRLQARAIQISGAIGNHTRKLGKDWVVNLAGGDHALAVTEGTGNTRIAFEAGNEFVIATGWQPGQTLAHVDIGGETLAVKVDLKGPAIRLRWRGMDVTARVRSPRVAALAKLMPEKLPPDTSKMLLCPMPGVITGVAVKEGETVEAGQALATVEAMKMENILKAERRGTVKKIVVKPGQSLAVDELIMEFEG, encoded by the coding sequence ATGATCCAGAAAATCCTCATCGCCAACCGTGGCGAAATTGCCTGCCGGGTCATCAAGACCGCGAAGAAGCTCGGCATCAAGACGGTCGCCGTCTATTCCGATGCCGACCGCAATGCGCTGCATGTCGCGATGGCCGATGAGGCGGTGCATATTGGCCCGGCGCCGTCGAACCAGTCCTATATCGTCATCGACAAGATCCTCGATGCCATCAGGCAGACCGGCGCCGATGCGGTTCATCCCGGCTACGGCTTCCTCTCGGAAAACGCCGCCTTTGCCGAAGCGCTGGAAAAGGCAGGCGTCACCTTCATCGGCCCACCGGTTGGCGCGATCCAGGCCATGGGCGACAAGATCACCTCGAAGAAGCTGGCAGCAGAAGCCGGCGTCTCAACGGTTCCGGGTCATATGGGCCTCATTGCCGATGCCGACGAGGCAGTGAAGATCTCCGATCAGATCGGTTATCCCGTCATGATCAAGGCCTCTGCCGGCGGCGGCGGCAAGGGTATGCGCATCGCCTGGAATGCCGAAGAGGCCCGCGAAGGTTTCCAGTCGTCGAAGAACGAGGCGAAGAATTCCTTCGGCGACGACCGCATCTTCATCGAAAAATTCGTCACCGAACCGCGCCATATCGAGATCCAGGTGCTCGGCGACAAACACGGCACCGTGCTTTATCTCGGCGAGCGCGAATGCTCGATCCAGCGGCGAAACCAGAAGGTTATCGAAGAGGCTCCCTCGCCCTTCCTCGATGCCGCCACCCGCAAGGCCATGGGCGAACAGGCCGTGGCACTGGCAAAGGCCGTCGGCTATCACTCCGCCGGCACTGTCGAGTTCATCGTCGATGGCAAGCAGAACAAGTTCTACTTCCTCGAGATGAACACCCGCCTGCAGGTCGAGCATCCCGTCACTGAACTGGTGACCGGCCTTGATCTCGTCGAGCAGATGATCCGTGTCGCGGCGGGCGAGAAGCTCTCATTCGGCCAGGACGACGTGAAGCTGAACGGCTGGGCGATCGAAAGCCGGCTTTACGCCGAAGACCCCTATCGCAACTTCCTGCCCTCGATCGGTCGCCTCTCCCGCTACCGCCCGCCGGCAGAGGGAACGAGCGCTGAAGGCACCGTTGTTCGCAACGACACCGGCGTCTTCGAAGGCGGCGAGATTTCGATGTATTACGACCCGATGATCGCCAAGCTCTGCACCTGGGCCCCCGATCGTCTCACTGCAATTGACGCGATGTCGGAGGCGCTCGACAGTTTCGAAGTCGAAGGCATCGGCCACAACCTGCCCTTCCTCTCGGCCGTGATGAACCAGGACCGTTTCCGCTCCGGCAAGATCACCACGGCCTATATCGCCGAAGAGTTCAAGGACGGCTTCACCGGCGTAACGCCAGATGCGGCCTCGGCGGAAAAGCTCGCCGCCATCGCCACCGTCATCAACCACCGCCTGCAGGCGCGCGCGATCCAGATCTCCGGCGCCATTGGCAATCATACCCGCAAGCTCGGCAAGGACTGGGTCGTCAATCTGGCAGGTGGCGACCATGCGCTGGCCGTCACCGAAGGCACCGGCAACACGCGCATCGCCTTCGAGGCCGGCAATGAGTTCGTGATCGCCACCGGCTGGCAGCCGGGTCAGACACTCGCCCATGTCGACATCGGCGGCGAGACGCTGGCAGTGAAGGTCGACCTAAAGGGCCCCGCCATCCGGCTGCGCTGGCGCGGCATGGATGTCACCGCCCGCGTCCGCTCGCCACGTGTGGCAGCCCTCGCCAAGCTGATGCCGGAAAAGCTGCCGCCGGATACGTCCAAGATGCTGCTCTGCCCCATGCCGGGTGTCATCACCGGTGTCGCTGTCAAGGAAGGCGAGACCGTCGAGGCAGGCCAGGCGCTCGCCACCGTCGAGGCGATGAAGATGGAAAACATCCTGAAGGCCGAGCGCCGCGGCACCGTGAAGAAGATCGTCGTCAAGCCGGGCCAGAGCCTCGCGGTCGATGAGTTGATTATGGAGTTCGAGGGGTAG
- the yghU gene encoding glutathione-dependent disulfide-bond oxidoreductase, whose product MTETKFPPEKNLPAGYQPPKVWTWEPGNGGAFASINRPISGATHDKERPVGKHPLQLYSLGTPNGQKVTILLEELLASGHEGAEYDAWLINIGNGDQFSSGFVEVNPNSKIPALMDHQPVDGGEPIRLFESASIMTYLAEKFGAFLPTETRARAETLNWLFWQMGSAPFLGGGFGHFYTYAPMKIQYAIDRYAMEVKRQMDVLNRHLANNEFMAGKDYTIADMAIWPWYGRLALHGAYDDAGTFLSVDEYEHVQRWTKQLAARPGVKRGAIVNKTSGPLSEQLHERHDASDFDTKTQDKLAGQA is encoded by the coding sequence ATGACCGAGACAAAATTCCCGCCCGAGAAGAACCTGCCTGCCGGCTATCAGCCGCCGAAGGTCTGGACCTGGGAGCCCGGCAATGGCGGCGCCTTTGCCAGCATCAACCGCCCGATTTCAGGCGCGACGCATGACAAGGAACGCCCGGTCGGCAAGCATCCGCTGCAGCTCTATTCGCTCGGCACGCCGAACGGCCAGAAGGTGACGATCCTGCTCGAGGAGCTGCTGGCATCAGGCCATGAAGGTGCTGAATACGATGCCTGGCTGATCAATATCGGCAATGGCGACCAGTTTTCCTCGGGCTTTGTCGAGGTTAACCCGAATTCCAAGATCCCGGCCTTGATGGACCATCAGCCTGTCGATGGCGGAGAGCCGATCCGACTGTTCGAGTCAGCCTCGATCATGACCTACCTCGCGGAGAAATTCGGCGCCTTCCTGCCGACCGAGACCCGCGCCCGGGCCGAGACGCTGAACTGGCTGTTCTGGCAGATGGGCTCCGCCCCCTTCCTCGGCGGCGGCTTTGGCCATTTCTACACCTATGCGCCGATGAAGATCCAATATGCCATCGACCGCTACGCCATGGAGGTGAAGCGCCAGATGGATGTGCTGAACCGCCACCTCGCCAACAACGAGTTCATGGCCGGCAAGGATTACACGATCGCCGATATGGCCATCTGGCCCTGGTATGGACGTCTCGCTCTGCACGGCGCCTATGACGATGCCGGCACTTTTCTGTCGGTCGACGAATACGAACATGTCCAACGCTGGACGAAACAGCTCGCAGCCCGCCCGGGTGTGAAGCGCGGCGCGATCGTCAACAAGACCTCCGGCCCGCTCTCCGAACAGCTGCATGAACGCCACGATGCCTCCGACTTCGACACGAAGACGCAGGACAAACTGGCCGGTCAGGCGTGA
- a CDS encoding acyl-CoA carboxylase subunit beta, translating to MSTILDQLEARRAEARLGGGEKRIAAQHGKGKLTARERIEVLLDEGSFEEYDMYVTHRCVDFGMETQKVPGDGVVTGWGTINGRQVYVFSQDFTVLGGSLSETHAQKICKIMDMAMKTGAPVIGLNDSGGARIQEGVASLAGYADVFKRNVDASGVIPQISVIMGPCAGGAVYSPAMTDFIFMVRDSSYMFVTGPDVVKTVTNEIVTAEELGGASTHTKKSSVADGAYENDVEALEQVRLLFDFLPLNNREKPPVRPFHDDPARIEMRLDTLIPDSSNKPYDMKELIYALADEGDFFEIQEAFAKNIITGFIRMEGQTVGVVANQPMVLAGCLDIDSSRKAARFVRFCDAFSIPILTLVDVPGFLPGTAQEYGGVIKHGAKLLFAYSQATVPMVTLITRKAYGGAYDVMASKHIGADINYAWPTAEIAVMGAKGATEILYRSELGDAEKIAARTREYEVNFANPFKAAERGFIDEVIMPHSSRRRIAKAFASLRNKQVGTHWKKHDTIPL from the coding sequence ATGTCGACGATCCTGGACCAGCTCGAAGCGCGACGCGCGGAGGCCCGCCTCGGCGGCGGCGAAAAGCGCATTGCCGCCCAGCACGGCAAGGGCAAGCTGACCGCCCGCGAGCGCATCGAGGTCCTGCTCGACGAAGGCTCGTTCGAAGAATACGACATGTATGTCACGCACCGTTGCGTGGATTTCGGCATGGAGACCCAAAAGGTGCCGGGCGATGGCGTCGTCACCGGCTGGGGCACGATCAACGGCCGCCAGGTCTATGTCTTCTCCCAAGATTTCACTGTGCTCGGCGGCTCGCTGTCGGAAACCCATGCCCAGAAGATCTGCAAGATCATGGACATGGCGATGAAAACAGGCGCGCCAGTCATCGGCCTGAATGATTCCGGCGGCGCCCGCATCCAGGAAGGTGTGGCCTCGCTGGCCGGTTATGCCGATGTCTTCAAGCGCAATGTCGATGCATCAGGCGTCATCCCGCAGATCTCCGTGATCATGGGCCCCTGTGCCGGCGGTGCCGTCTATTCGCCCGCCATGACCGATTTCATCTTCATGGTGCGGGACAGCTCCTACATGTTCGTCACCGGCCCCGACGTGGTGAAGACCGTCACCAACGAGATCGTCACGGCGGAAGAACTGGGCGGCGCCTCCACCCACACGAAAAAATCCTCCGTCGCCGATGGCGCCTATGAAAACGACGTGGAGGCGCTGGAACAGGTTCGCCTGCTTTTCGACTTCCTGCCGCTCAACAACCGCGAAAAGCCGCCGGTCCGCCCCTTCCATGATGATCCCGCCCGCATCGAGATGCGGTTGGACACGCTGATCCCCGATAGCTCCAACAAGCCCTACGACATGAAGGAGCTGATCTACGCGCTGGCCGACGAGGGCGATTTCTTCGAGATCCAGGAGGCCTTTGCGAAGAACATCATCACCGGCTTCATCCGCATGGAGGGCCAGACGGTCGGCGTCGTCGCCAACCAGCCCATGGTGCTCGCCGGCTGCCTGGACATCGATTCATCGCGCAAGGCTGCGCGCTTCGTCCGCTTCTGCGATGCCTTCTCGATCCCGATCCTGACGCTGGTCGACGTGCCCGGCTTCCTGCCCGGCACCGCCCAGGAATATGGCGGCGTCATCAAGCATGGCGCAAAACTCTTGTTCGCCTATAGCCAGGCAACCGTGCCGATGGTGACCCTCATCACCCGCAAGGCCTATGGCGGTGCCTATGACGTCATGGCTTCCAAACATATCGGCGCCGATATCAACTATGCCTGGCCGACTGCCGAAATCGCCGTGATGGGCGCCAAGGGGGCCACCGAAATCCTCTACCGCTCGGAACTCGGCGATGCCGAGAAGATCGCGGCGCGAACTAGGGAATACGAAGTCAACTTCGCCAATCCCTTCAAGGCGGCCGAACGCGGCTTCATCGACGAAGTGATCATGCCGCATTCCTCCCGCCGCCGCATTGCCAAGGCCTTTGCCAGCCTCCGCAACAAGCAGGTCGGCACCCATTGGAAGAAGCACGACACGATCCCGTTGTAA